From one Streptomyces sp. CA-210063 genomic stretch:
- a CDS encoding IS5 family transposase, with protein MTDAEWAGVRPLLPVPGWLRGRGGQPEAYCHRAILDAVRYLVDNGIKWRAMPADFPPWDRVYAFFRRWRDHALVKEFHDRLRSRIREREGRDAEPTAGVIDSQSVKADAVVGTDSRGFDGGKLINGRKRHVVVDTLGLLLGVMVTAADTGDRTAAQVLLEQVAGAHHRLALVWADGGYTGSLVDYCFTALALVLAIVKRSDGQKGFVVLPKRWIVERLFAHLMRTRRLARDFERRTNSAEAMIYWSMILLMTRRLARSRPQPA; from the coding sequence ATGACGGACGCGGAGTGGGCCGGGGTCCGGCCGCTGCTGCCGGTGCCCGGCTGGTTGCGCGGCCGGGGCGGGCAGCCGGAGGCGTACTGCCACCGGGCGATACTCGATGCGGTCCGCTACCTCGTCGACAACGGCATCAAGTGGCGGGCCATGCCTGCCGACTTCCCGCCGTGGGACCGCGTCTACGCGTTCTTCCGCCGCTGGCGCGACCACGCCCTGGTCAAGGAGTTTCACGACCGGCTGCGATCAAGGATCCGCGAGAGGGAGGGGCGGGACGCGGAGCCGACAGCTGGCGTGATCGACTCGCAGTCTGTCAAGGCGGACGCCGTCGTCGGCACCGACAGCCGTGGCTTCGACGGCGGCAAGCTGATCAACGGGCGCAAGCGGCATGTCGTGGTCGACACACTCGGTCTGCTGTTGGGGGTGATGGTCACCGCCGCGGACACCGGCGACCGCACCGCCGCACAGGTGCTGCTCGAGCAGGTGGCCGGCGCGCACCACCGGCTGGCCTTGGTCTGGGCCGACGGCGGTTACACCGGCAGCCTCGTCGACTACTGCTTCACGGCGCTCGCGCTGGTGTTGGCGATCGTCAAGCGCAGTGACGGCCAGAAGGGGTTCGTGGTGCTGCCCAAGCGGTGGATCGTCGAGCGCCTCTTCGCCCACCTGATGCGCACCCGCCGCCTGGCACGCGACTTCGAGCGCCGCACCAACAGCGCCGAGGCGATGATCTACTGGTCGATGATCCTGCTCATGACCCGCCGCCTGGCCCGCTCACGCCCGCAGCCAGCGTGA
- a CDS encoding glycoside hydrolase family 13 protein codes for MTPSCHPASSHGTAQQHPRTSAASEDWWRSAVVYQVYIRSFADGNGDGIGDIAGLQDRLPYLVELGVDALWLNPWYPSPMADGGYDVSDYRAIDPMFGTLEEAESMMKEAHGLGLKVFLDIVPNHTSDQHHWFREALAAGPGSTARDRYVFRAGRGSGGSLPPNNWRSGFGGPAWVRVTEPDGTPGQWYLHLFAPEQPDLNWDNAEVRREFEAVLRFWFDMGVDGIRIDVAHGLVKEEGLPDLGHSDIERIGMAADGGHPHWDREGVHAIFRGWRAIANSYDEPRVFVAEAWMGAPDRLARYVRPDELHTAFNFDYLTAPWRADRLREAIDNNLKAFGAVGAPTTWVLSNHDVARHVSRYGRPQPDEPVRALSDFLKDKPFDLELGTRRARAAALLTLALPGGAYIYQGEELGLWEIEDLPEELLQDPTWKRSGGTDRGRDGCRVPIPWSGDCPPFGYSPPAVTTEPWLPQPTEWKKLTVQAQSGDEKSVLELYRKALHLRRAHPALGDGTMTWDSTAQEEVLSFTREPGFRCVVNLSEHQIALPDHTEVILSSAPVHGRRLQSDTAIWLTR; via the coding sequence ATGACGCCGTCGTGCCACCCCGCTTCTTCACACGGAACTGCGCAACAGCACCCCCGGACCTCCGCCGCCTCCGAGGACTGGTGGCGCAGCGCGGTCGTCTATCAGGTGTACATCCGCAGCTTCGCCGACGGAAACGGTGACGGCATCGGTGATATCGCCGGGCTGCAGGACAGGCTCCCCTACCTCGTGGAACTGGGGGTCGACGCGCTGTGGCTCAACCCCTGGTATCCCTCACCCATGGCCGACGGGGGGTACGACGTCTCGGACTACCGCGCCATCGATCCGATGTTCGGCACGCTGGAAGAGGCCGAGAGCATGATGAAGGAGGCTCACGGCCTTGGACTGAAGGTCTTCCTGGACATCGTTCCCAACCACACGTCCGACCAGCATCACTGGTTCCGCGAGGCACTGGCCGCTGGACCGGGTTCCACCGCACGCGACCGGTACGTCTTCCGGGCCGGGCGTGGCTCGGGGGGCAGCTTGCCGCCCAACAACTGGCGCAGTGGCTTCGGCGGCCCCGCCTGGGTTCGGGTGACCGAGCCCGACGGAACACCTGGGCAGTGGTACCTCCATCTGTTCGCACCCGAGCAACCGGATCTCAACTGGGATAACGCCGAGGTACGCAGAGAGTTCGAGGCTGTTCTGCGGTTCTGGTTCGACATGGGCGTGGACGGTATCCGCATCGACGTGGCCCACGGACTGGTCAAGGAAGAGGGCCTGCCCGACCTGGGCCATTCGGACATCGAACGGATCGGGATGGCGGCCGACGGCGGGCACCCGCACTGGGACCGGGAAGGCGTTCACGCCATCTTCCGCGGGTGGCGCGCGATCGCCAACTCCTACGACGAGCCACGCGTATTCGTCGCCGAGGCATGGATGGGTGCTCCCGACCGGCTGGCCCGCTACGTTCGCCCCGACGAACTGCACACGGCCTTCAACTTCGACTACCTCACGGCGCCTTGGCGCGCGGACCGCCTGCGTGAGGCGATCGACAACAACCTCAAGGCTTTCGGCGCCGTCGGCGCACCCACGACGTGGGTGCTGTCCAACCATGATGTGGCGCGACACGTTTCCCGCTACGGCAGGCCCCAGCCCGACGAGCCCGTACGGGCGCTGTCCGACTTCCTCAAGGACAAACCCTTCGACCTGGAACTCGGCACCAGACGGGCGCGAGCAGCCGCACTGCTGACTCTTGCCCTTCCCGGAGGGGCCTACATCTATCAGGGGGAGGAACTGGGTCTGTGGGAGATCGAGGATCTCCCCGAAGAACTTCTACAGGACCCCACCTGGAAGCGCTCGGGGGGCACCGACCGTGGCCGTGACGGATGCCGGGTGCCCATCCCGTGGTCCGGTGATTGCCCACCGTTCGGATACAGTCCCCCGGCGGTCACAACAGAGCCCTGGCTGCCGCAGCCGACCGAGTGGAAGAAGCTGACCGTGCAGGCCCAGAGCGGCGACGAGAAGTCCGTGCTGGAGCTTTACCGCAAGGCTCTTCACCTCCGCCGTGCGCACCCCGCACTGGGCGACGGAACCATGACCTGGGACTCCACGGCCCAGGAGGAGGTCCTCTCCTTCACCCGAGAGCCGGGGTTCCGATGCGTGGTCAATCTCTCCGAGCACCAGATCGCCCTACCTGACCACACAGAGGTGATCCTCTCCAGCGCGCCGGTCCACGGTAGACGTCTACAAAGTGACACAGCCATTTGGCTGACCAGATAA
- a CDS encoding glycosyltransferase, which produces MSRFVSAAAMLVVVAIILITQGGTMASVYGTAVFALMFAKLGASLVRRPQTAAAPEDLAKVNDLTVGAIITVYNEDPEAFGKCLDSVLDQTRHPTTLVVVDDASTDSRALAYALSPEVVRRFRDAGIGYQVVEFTENKGKRQGLAAGFRLHADTDIYLGIDSDTVLDKYAIERGMLPFASDKVNAVTGLVLALNARKNVLTRLIDLRYANAFLYERAAYSLLGAVLCCCGSLAFYRGTVVREHLHGFLNQRFLGRLSTFGDDRHMTNYCLLTGKAVLQANAVAWTLVPEHVRHYLRQQVRWNKSFFRESLWIIRVGQISRPGFWLALLELISWTCFTGVLIFAMVMMLISAQGALLLVYLMHAMLLSYAWSVRYLESGDRTRIPWTERLGTFLLAPLYGLLHMGVLLWVRVYSLCTLRDTAWGTRTGVEVSLPTVTGSREQPPGISE; this is translated from the coding sequence ATGAGTCGCTTCGTCTCGGCAGCTGCGATGCTGGTGGTCGTGGCGATCATCCTGATCACGCAGGGCGGCACCATGGCATCTGTCTACGGGACCGCCGTCTTTGCCTTGATGTTCGCCAAACTGGGGGCTTCTCTCGTCCGGCGGCCGCAGACAGCCGCAGCCCCTGAGGACCTGGCGAAGGTGAACGATCTGACGGTCGGCGCGATCATCACTGTCTACAACGAGGACCCGGAAGCGTTCGGCAAGTGTCTCGACAGCGTTCTGGATCAGACCCGCCATCCGACCACGCTGGTGGTTGTCGATGATGCCTCGACGGACTCTCGCGCGTTGGCCTACGCGCTCTCGCCCGAGGTGGTCCGCCGGTTCCGTGACGCGGGCATCGGCTACCAAGTGGTGGAATTTACGGAGAACAAGGGCAAACGCCAGGGACTGGCGGCCGGTTTCCGACTTCATGCCGATACGGACATCTACCTGGGCATCGATTCGGACACCGTGCTGGACAAGTACGCCATCGAGCGGGGAATGCTTCCATTTGCCTCGGACAAGGTGAACGCCGTCACCGGACTGGTACTGGCCCTCAATGCCCGCAAGAACGTTCTCACCCGGCTGATCGATCTTCGTTACGCGAATGCGTTCCTGTACGAGCGTGCCGCGTACAGCCTGCTGGGGGCGGTTCTGTGTTGCTGCGGGTCGCTGGCCTTCTACCGTGGGACCGTGGTGCGAGAGCACCTTCATGGCTTTCTCAACCAGCGGTTCCTGGGCAGGCTGTCCACCTTCGGCGACGACCGGCACATGACGAACTACTGCCTGCTGACCGGGAAGGCGGTCTTGCAGGCCAACGCGGTGGCCTGGACTCTGGTTCCCGAGCACGTCAGGCACTACCTGCGGCAGCAGGTGCGGTGGAACAAATCCTTCTTCCGCGAATCGCTGTGGATCATCCGGGTCGGACAGATCAGCAGGCCGGGATTCTGGCTGGCGCTGCTGGAGTTGATTTCCTGGACCTGTTTCACAGGGGTGCTGATCTTCGCCATGGTCATGATGCTCATCAGTGCGCAGGGCGCCTTGCTGCTGGTGTACCTCATGCATGCGATGCTCCTCAGCTACGCCTGGTCGGTCAGATATCTGGAGTCCGGTGACCGTACCCGGATCCCCTGGACGGAACGGCTGGGCACCTTCTTGCTGGCTCCGCTGTACGGCCTGCTGCACATGGGTGTCCTGCTGTGGGTGCGGGTCTACTCCCTGTGCACGCTGCGCGACACCGCCTGGGGCACTCGCACAGGAGTGGAAGTCTCCCTGCCGACCGTGACCGGCTCCAGGGAACAGCCCCCTGGCATCTCAGAGTGA
- a CDS encoding UDP-glucose dehydrogenase family protein — protein MAIGISVIGTGYLGTTHAACMAEMGFEVVGVDIDQEKVALLSSGRAPVYEPDLQELLSKHVVGLPGSTGLLRFTTSWEMAATRADVHFVCVSTPQRHGGLAADMSHVEAAIEALSPHLSRPALVVGKSTVPVGSAARLAERLALLAPVGKEAELAWNPEFLREGHAVGDTLRPDRLVVGVRSRRAESLLRAVYAKPISQGVPFLVTDFATAELVKAAANSFLATKISFINAMAEVCESAGADVLQLSEALGHDARIGKEFLNAGLGFGGGCLPKDIRAFMARAGELGADQALTFLREVDLINMRRRTRMVDMARQYCGGEFLGKRVAVLGAAFKPNSDDVRDSPALNVAAQIQLYGGQVTVYDPKANDNARRAFPTLDYVDSAPEAAHEADIVLHLTEWQEFRDMEPAALDGVCHKRILDGRNCLDPARWRKAGWTYRALGRPSL, from the coding sequence ATGGCCATCGGCATCTCGGTGATCGGGACAGGATATCTGGGGACCACTCATGCCGCGTGCATGGCGGAGATGGGCTTCGAGGTGGTGGGGGTCGATATTGATCAGGAGAAGGTGGCTCTGTTGTCGTCCGGCAGGGCGCCGGTGTACGAGCCGGATTTGCAGGAGCTGCTTTCCAAGCACGTGGTGGGGCTGCCTGGATCAACGGGGTTGCTGCGGTTCACGACGTCATGGGAGATGGCTGCCACACGTGCGGATGTTCATTTCGTGTGTGTCAGTACGCCCCAGCGCCACGGTGGGCTTGCCGCGGACATGAGCCACGTGGAGGCGGCCATCGAGGCGCTTTCTCCTCATTTGAGCCGTCCGGCGCTGGTAGTGGGCAAGTCGACCGTTCCGGTGGGAAGCGCCGCTAGGCTGGCCGAGCGCCTGGCGCTGCTGGCACCGGTGGGGAAGGAGGCGGAGCTTGCCTGGAACCCCGAGTTCCTGCGAGAGGGTCACGCCGTGGGTGACACGCTGCGACCGGATCGCTTGGTCGTGGGTGTACGCAGTCGGCGCGCCGAATCTCTCCTGCGGGCGGTCTATGCCAAACCTATTTCCCAGGGAGTGCCTTTTCTGGTGACGGATTTCGCCACGGCTGAACTGGTGAAAGCTGCGGCGAATTCCTTCCTTGCCACGAAGATCTCTTTTATCAACGCCATGGCAGAGGTGTGTGAATCCGCAGGCGCCGATGTGCTGCAGTTGAGTGAGGCGCTGGGGCACGACGCGCGGATCGGCAAAGAGTTCCTCAACGCCGGCCTGGGATTTGGAGGCGGTTGTCTTCCCAAGGATATTCGCGCCTTCATGGCCCGTGCGGGCGAGTTGGGTGCAGATCAGGCTCTCACCTTCTTGCGTGAGGTCGACTTGATCAACATGCGCCGCCGGACACGTATGGTTGACATGGCCCGCCAGTACTGCGGCGGCGAATTTCTCGGTAAACGGGTGGCGGTACTCGGAGCGGCTTTCAAGCCGAACTCTGACGACGTCAGGGATTCGCCGGCACTGAATGTCGCAGCTCAGATCCAGCTGTACGGCGGACAGGTCACCGTGTACGACCCCAAGGCCAACGACAACGCACGGAGAGCCTTCCCGACACTCGACTACGTGGACTCGGCCCCGGAGGCGGCTCATGAAGCGGACATCGTGCTTCATCTGACCGAATGGCAGGAGTTCCGGGACATGGAACCCGCGGCCCTTGACGGGGTGTGCCACAAACGGATCCTCGACGGGCGCAACTGCCTGGATCCCGCACGCTGGCGGAAAGCCGGATGGACGTACAGGGCGCTCGGGCGCCCCTCACTCTGA